The nucleotide sequence CGCGGACGTGCTGGCCGAGTCGGAGCTCGACGTCGTCGAGATGGCGGACCTGCGCTTCGGCGGCTGCCGCTTCGTCGTGGCGGGCCTGGCCGCCGGCCCGGCGCAGCCCGCCGCCCGCACGGGCGCGCTGCGCGTCGCCACGAAGTACCCGCGCGTCGCGGAGGCGTACTTCGGCGCCCGCGGCGTCCAGACCGAGATCGTGCGCCTCAACGGCAACATCGAGATCGCGCCGCTCATCGGCTTGGCCGACGTCATCGTCGACATCACCGCCACCGGCACGACGCTGCGTGAGAACGGCCTCGTCGAGACCGCCGAGGTCATGGCGAGCACGGCGCGCTTCATCGCCAACCCCGTGTCGCTGCGCCTGCGGCCCGAGGTCACCGCGCTCGCCGGGTCGCTCGCCGCGGGCACGTCCGCCCACGGGTAGAATGGTCACGGCGCGAAGGGGCGCGGCCACGCGGACTTCGCCGGAAGCGCCGCTGACCCACGAGGAGGGATCCGCACCCATGTTGCGACGCATAGACCTCACGCGCGGACAGCGCCTCACCGAGGCCGACCTCGTGCGCTCAGGCGGCATCGACGCCGAGGTGCTCGGCGTGGCGCAGCGCATCGTCGACGACGTGCGCGCGCGCGGCGACGAGGCCCTGCGCGAGTACACCAAGCAGCTCGACAAGGCGGACATCGGCGTCATCCGTGTCTCGGAGGCCGAGATCGAGGCGGCCGTGGCCGCCGTGGGCGACGACTTCCTCGACTCGGTGTCGGCCGCCGCCGACGCTATCGAGGACTTCCACCGCCGCCAGGTGCCGCAGTCCTGGTTCACGCCCGGCGACGGCGGCGTCTTCCTCGGAGTGAAGGTCACGCCCATCCGCCGCGTCGGCATCTACGTGCCGGGCGGGCGGGCCCGCTACCCGTCCTCGGTGCTCATGAACGCCATCCCGGCGATCGTCGCCGGCGTCGACGAGATCGCCATGGTCTGCCCGCCGGACGCCGAGGGCGGCGTGTCGCCGTACACGCTGGCCGCCGCGCAGATCGCCGGCGTCGACGAGGTCTACCGGGTCGGCGGCGCTCAGGCCGTCGCCGCGTTGGCGTACGGCACCGAGTCGATACCGCGCGTCGACAAGATCACCGGCCCGGGCAACGCGTACGTGACCGCCGCGAAGAAGCTCGTGATGGGCGAGGTGGGCATCGACATGCTCGCCGGCCCTTCCGAGGTCCTCGTGCTCGCGGACGACACCGCCGTGCCCGCCTTCGTCGCGGTCGACCTGATGGCCCAGGCGGAGCACGACCCGCGCGCGGCCACCTACCTCGTCACCACCGACCCGGATCTGCCCGACGCGGTCACGGAGGCGCTCGAGGTGCTGCTCGGCGAGGCGCCGCGCGCCGACGTCATCCGCCGCTCGCTCACCGACAACGGCGTGGCCGTGGTCTGCCCCGACATCGGCGTGGCGATCGACGTCGCCAACGTGATCGCCCCCGAGCACCTCGAGGTGCAGTGCGCCGACCCGTTCGACCTGCTCGGCGCGATCCGCAACGCGGGCGCGATCTTCCTCGGGCCGTGGACGCCCGAGTCGATCGGCGACTACGTGGCCGGGCCCAACCACGTCCTGCCCACCGGCGGCACGGCGCGGTTCTCCTCGCCGCTGTCCGTCGACGACTTCGTGAAGAAGTCCTCGGTCATCTCGTACTCGTTCGAGGCGCTCGAGGTCGACGGCCCGATCTGCATGGCCATCGCCGAGGCCGAAGGGCTCTACGCCCACGGCGAGGCGGTCGGGCTGCGGCTCGCGTCCGTCATGGAGGAGATCGACGTCGAGGGCGAACTCGCCGAGCTGCTCGACGAGGACGACGAGGACGACGAGGGCGGCGAGTAGCGTGGGACGCCTGCGGCCGCCGCGGCGCGAGCTCGAAGGGCTCGTCGCCTACGATGCCAAGGACGTGCACGCCGACGTCTACCTGCACGCGAACGAGAACCCGCTCGATCTGCCGGGCGAGGTGCTGGACAAGCTCGCCAAGCGGCTGCGCGACGTCGGCTTCAACCGGTACCCGGACCCGCTCGCCAACGGCCTGCGGGACCTGATCGCCGAGGCGAACGGCCTGGAGCGCGGCAACGTGCTCATCGGCAACGGCGGCGACGAGCTCATCTTCGACCTGCTGCTGGCCTGGGGCGGGCCGGGACGCACGCTGCTCGACCTGCCGCCGACGT is from Actinomycetota bacterium and encodes:
- a CDS encoding ATP phosphoribosyltransferase → PKGALFAESVAALADAGLDTGDLGDPGRRLVIDTPDARFVIGKPTDIPIYVAHGAVDCGIAGADVLAESELDVVEMADLRFGGCRFVVAGLAAGPAQPAARTGALRVATKYPRVAEAYFGARGVQTEIVRLNGNIEIAPLIGLADVIVDITATGTTLRENGLVETAEVMASTARFIANPVSLRLRPEVTALAGSLAAGTSAHG
- the hisD gene encoding histidinol dehydrogenase; the encoded protein is MLRRIDLTRGQRLTEADLVRSGGIDAEVLGVAQRIVDDVRARGDEALREYTKQLDKADIGVIRVSEAEIEAAVAAVGDDFLDSVSAAADAIEDFHRRQVPQSWFTPGDGGVFLGVKVTPIRRVGIYVPGGRARYPSSVLMNAIPAIVAGVDEIAMVCPPDAEGGVSPYTLAAAQIAGVDEVYRVGGAQAVAALAYGTESIPRVDKITGPGNAYVTAAKKLVMGEVGIDMLAGPSEVLVLADDTAVPAFVAVDLMAQAEHDPRAATYLVTTDPDLPDAVTEALEVLLGEAPRADVIRRSLTDNGVAVVCPDIGVAIDVANVIAPEHLEVQCADPFDLLGAIRNAGAIFLGPWTPESIGDYVAGPNHVLPTGGTARFSSPLSVDDFVKKSSVISYSFEALEVDGPICMAIAEAEGLYAHGEAVGLRLASVMEEIDVEGELAELLDEDDEDDEGGE